The DNA window GGAGCGGCATCACTGGGAATACGGCTGAAGTCCGGCCAGATCACGTTGTTGAACACATGGGCCTGCAGTGCGGCGATGGTCTCCTGCAAGGCGTGCACCTGCACGGGGCTACTGCGGCGGGACGATATGGCGTCCAGCATCAGCGGCAGTGCGGCGATATGGTCCAGGTGCGAGTGTGTGAGAAAAACATGGTCGATGGCCTGCATTTCGTCCAGGGTGAGGTCGCCCACGCCTGTCCCTGCATCGATGAGGATGCGTCCATCGATCAGAAATGAGGTGGTGCGGCAGTCCCGGGCAATCGCCCCGGAGCAGCCCAGCACGCGGACTTTCATGGTTGCTGCGGCCTTTATTCTGTTTCCAAATCATTCATGTCTAGGCGCGAAGCCGCAGACAGTGCTGTAGCACGGCAAGGCGAAGCAACAACGACACGGATGGTTTAAAAATGGAATTACTTGGTGTCGAAATGGGTCGATCCGTCCCACGCGGGGTTGTAGGGTAACACCCGCAGGGCCTGCAGGCGCTGGCTGTAAAACTCCAGCAAAGCTCTTTGTGCGTGGGCAGCCACCAGTCCAGGCCAAAGGCTGTCGCACCGGGGCCAGTCTTGTGCACGAAAGGCGGCCAGCCACTCGTGCCAGCGGTCCAGGGCATTTTGCGGGTCGGCGTCCAGCGTGCCCGCTTCAGCCACCGGGCGGTAGATGGCCACGGCCTGCTCCTTGCCTTTGACGCGCACGCGGTCCAGCTCCTGCCATGCAAAACCTTGTACCTGCGCACGGGTGCTTTCGCTGGCGACGATTTCCACGCCATACACTTTGCACAGGCCTTCCAGGCGGGAGCCCAGGTTGACGGCATCACCGATCACGGTGTAGCTGCGGCGGATGTCTGAGCCCATGTCGCCCACGCACATAGGCCCGGTGTTGAGCCCGATACCGATGCCGATTTCGGGCAGGCCGCGCGCACGGTGCTCAACATTGAGGGCATGCACGGCCTGCGCCATGCCCAATGCTGCGCGCACGGCCAATGTGGCGTGCTCCGGCGTTGCCACGGGAGCCCCCCAGAAAGCCATCACACAATCACCCATGTATTTGTCGATGGTGCCGCGCTGCTGGCGGATGACCTGGGTCAGGCGTGAAAATATCTCATTGAGCAAGGCTTGCAGCTGCACGGGCTCCATGCGCTCGGACATGGCGGTAAAACCGCGCATGTCGCAAAACATGACCGTGAGTTCGCGGTTGGCGGCCTGCATGCTGTAGCGCGCGGGCTCCAGCACCATCTCGTCCACCAGCTCGGGCGGAACATAGGTGCCAAACAGGTGCGCCAGCCCGCGCTTGGCGCGGCCTTCCACAAAATACCCGTAGCTCATGTTCAGCGCAAATGCCAGCAGCACCAGGGCCAGCACGGCCGCCAAAGGCATGGTCAGGCTGTGCACCTGGTACAGCCAAAGATTGAGCCCCGTCAGCCCCGCAAACAACCCCAGGCTCACCCCGACCGTCGCACCCGCACCCAACAGGGGCAGGGCCACGGCAAGCAGCATCCCGGCACAGGCGATCTGCAGCACATCAAACCCGATGGCGTAATCGGGCTGCACCGGGTTTCGCCCATCGAGGAAACCCGCAATCATGTTGGCGTGGGTTTCCACCCCCGGGTAGGCGCCGCCCACGGGCGTGGCGCGCAGATCCTGCAAGCCCGGGGCGGTGGTACCCACCAGAACGATCTGCCCCTGCAGGCTGGCGGCGGGGAGGAGGCCTTCCAGAATATCGGCCGCAGCGACATAGCGGAACGATCCACCACGGGGGCCACCCGGCCCCCGGTAGGGCACCAGTGCAGCAAGCTGCCGATCCGTTGGCAGCAGCAGGGATCGTCCGTCCTGGTGCAGTTCAATGCCCTGCACAAAGGGCACGGCGGCATCTTCATAGCCCGGCGCATAGCCTGGACGGATGGTGGGCATGCCCAGCAACATGCGGAACACCGCCAGCGCCAGGGATTCGTAATATTGCCCCTGGTATTGGGCCAGCAGGGGAAGAGCCCGGACCACGCCGTCATCGTCGGTCATGGCGTTAAAAAAACCGGCTGTTGGTGCCGCTTGCGCCAGTGGCGCAATGTTGCTGCCATATCCTGTCCACGCCGTGGACTGCAGGCGCTTGCCTTGGAGCTGCGCGGCGGTCAGCGCGGGCGCTGGCAGTGCGCCATGCGATCGGCCATCCCGGTCACTGGTGAAGTAATAGCCCAGAACAACGTTCTGACCCTGCAGGGTGGCAGCAAACCGGGCGTCAAAATCCAGCGCAGGTGCCAATTGCGCCAGTGCCACGACAAAGTCCTGCTGCTTGCGCAGCGGCCCCGCGGCCAGACGCTGCAGGCTGGCCAGGCCCGAACTACCGTCCGGCTCGGCGAACACGACATCAAAGCCGACTACGGCGGCCTGCTGACGGCCCAGAAGTTCTTGGGAAAAGCGCGCCAGCTTGTCCCGCCCCCAGGGCCATTGCCCTACCCGGGCCAGGCTGGTTTCGTCAATATCCACGATGACGATGCGATCGTCCATGGTGCGCGGCATGGTAGCGCGCAGCCGGGCATCGTAGATCAGGTGATCCAGGCGCTCGAACATTGGTACTCGCAATACCCCGGTGGCGTGCAGCAAGGCCAGCACCAACGGCAAAGCCACCACGGCCATGCGCAGCCAACGCCTGCGCAAAACGGCGACGAGCCTGCCTGCCAAACCTGGGCTGCGCATGGCGGTGCCTGGCGCTACGGCCCTGCGCCGTCAGTCTTGCATGAACTGCATTTCCGTACCGGCCAACTCCAGCCGGTCGCCAGCGTGCAAAGGCACAGGGGTATTGCCGATGCGCGCACCGTTGAGCATGGGATTGTCCGGCCCCTCCACATGGGCCAGCACGAAGCCCTGGTGGCGCCGCGTAATGGATGCCACCGCCACACCCGGCTTGCCAATGGTGGTGACGACTTTGGTCAAGGCCACCTCACGTCCGGCTGCAGCGCCCGAGAGCACACGGATGACGGCCGTCACAGGCGCGGCTGCAGCCGCAGGGGCCGGTGCGGGACGGGGTGGAATCGGGGGCGGCACCATGCCTGGTTTGAAAAGCATGGTTTTTTCGAAGCCGTTGCTTTCGTCTTCATGGAGGAAGCGGATTTTGTACTTGCCCACTTCCACGGTGTCACCGTTGCGCAGGGCCTGGCGCTTGACCGCCTTGCCATTCACGTAGGTGCCATTGGTGCTGCCCAGGTCCTCGGCCTCGACCCCTTGCTCGTTCATGTGGAAGGCAACATGCTCACCGCTGACCGCGAGGTTGTCGATCACGATGTCGTTGTAGGGGCGGCGCCCGAGCATGGTGCGCTCCTTGCTGAGCTCCACCTCTTTGATGACAACACCGTCGATCGAAACGATCATTTTGGGCATGACCAACTCCTGCTTTTGTTTTGCATTTGAAATAAATGGATGGGCACTAGGCGGTACGCATGAGCCGTGACATGAAGCTCCGCTTGCTTTCGGGGGCCCCCGCCTGCACCAGCACCACGCTGATGTTGTCGCGGCCACCATTGGCATTGGCCGCGTCGATGAGGCGACGTGCCTTGTCCTCCAGCGGCAGGGCAGCGGACGCCAGCGTGGTTAGCTCCTCGTGAGACACCATTTCGCTCAGGCCATCGGAACACATCAGATACAGGTCCTGCGGCTCTACCTTGAATTCGTTGACTTCGATGAGCACATCGTCTTCGACCCCCAGCGCCCGTGTCACCAGATTGCGGCTGGACGACAGCGCAGCCTGCTGCGCCGTGATCAGCCCAGCGTCAACCTGCTCCTGCAGCCAGGAATGGTCCCGCGTGATCTGCTCCAGCAGACCTGCACGCAGGCGGTAGCAACGCGAATCGCCGATATGCCCCAACACCAGGCGGCGGCCCTGGAAAACACCCACCACCAGTGTGGTGCCCATACCCGCATATTGCGGATTGGCCTCGGCCGCACCCAGAATGGCCTGGTTGGCATTGCCTACGCAGATCTCTATGGCACGGCGCAGGTCAAATGCCTTGAGATGCGCGCCCGCCTCGCCCAACCAGCGCGCCAGTTCGGTACGGATGAAGGTCGTCGCCATGCCGCTGGCTACTTCGCCCGCGTTGTAGCCCCCCATGCCATCGGCCAGCAAGGCCAGTTGGGCCTGTGGATCGATCGCAACAGCGTCTTCATTGTTGGCGCGCACCCGGCCAGGGTCTGTCCGTGCGAAAAACTCGTACCCCATCGTGGCCGACGTCATTGCACACCTGGCTCGGAAGCAGAAACAGGGGCCCGCGCAGCAGGAATATCCAATACAGTTTCTTGAAAAGCCGCCATGTTGTGCTCTTGTTGATTGCTGCGCGCATCATAGACGAGCGGCTGCTGCGCCGGTGCAGTGTTGGCGGCTTGCAAAAGCGCGTTTTCCACATTGCGCAGATCAACGGCAAATTGACGCCCCGTCTGGTAGCGCTCCCGGGGGTCTTTGCGCAAGGCCAATGCCACGACGTTGGCCAGATCGGTCGGCAAATCCGGGCGCAGCGTGCGCATATCGGGCGCTGGCTGGTGGGCAATGTTGTGCATCAGCGCACTCATCGAATCGCCCCGCAGCGGCAGACTGCCTGTCAGCAACTGAAACAGGGTCACCCCCAAGGCATACAAGTCGCAGCGGCCATCAACCTTGTTTCCCGCCAATTGCTCAGGCGCCATGAAACTGGGGGTTCCGAGCACAAGGCCCGTGCGGGTTTTGCTGCTGTCGGTGATGCGGGCAATGCCGAAGTCTGAAACCTTGACCGCGTTGGCAG is part of the Simplicispira sp. 125 genome and encodes:
- a CDS encoding Stp1/IreP family PP2C-type Ser/Thr phosphatase → MGYEFFARTDPGRVRANNEDAVAIDPQAQLALLADGMGGYNAGEVASGMATTFIRTELARWLGEAGAHLKAFDLRRAIEICVGNANQAILGAAEANPQYAGMGTTLVVGVFQGRRLVLGHIGDSRCYRLRAGLLEQITRDHSWLQEQVDAGLITAQQAALSSSRNLVTRALGVEDDVLIEVNEFKVEPQDLYLMCSDGLSEMVSHEELTTLASAALPLEDKARRLIDAANANGGRDNISVVLVQAGAPESKRSFMSRLMRTA
- a CDS encoding FHA domain-containing protein, translating into MPKMIVSIDGVVIKEVELSKERTMLGRRPYNDIVIDNLAVSGEHVAFHMNEQGVEAEDLGSTNGTYVNGKAVKRQALRNGDTVEVGKYKIRFLHEDESNGFEKTMLFKPGMVPPPIPPRPAPAPAAAAAPVTAVIRVLSGAAAGREVALTKVVTTIGKPGVAVASITRRHQGFVLAHVEGPDNPMLNGARIGNTPVPLHAGDRLELAGTEMQFMQD
- a CDS encoding adenylate/guanylate cyclase domain-containing protein, with the translated sequence MRSPGLAGRLVAVLRRRWLRMAVVALPLVLALLHATGVLRVPMFERLDHLIYDARLRATMPRTMDDRIVIVDIDETSLARVGQWPWGRDKLARFSQELLGRQQAAVVGFDVVFAEPDGSSGLASLQRLAAGPLRKQQDFVVALAQLAPALDFDARFAATLQGQNVVLGYYFTSDRDGRSHGALPAPALTAAQLQGKRLQSTAWTGYGSNIAPLAQAAPTAGFFNAMTDDDGVVRALPLLAQYQGQYYESLALAVFRMLLGMPTIRPGYAPGYEDAAVPFVQGIELHQDGRSLLLPTDRQLAALVPYRGPGGPRGGSFRYVAAADILEGLLPAASLQGQIVLVGTTAPGLQDLRATPVGGAYPGVETHANMIAGFLDGRNPVQPDYAIGFDVLQIACAGMLLAVALPLLGAGATVGVSLGLFAGLTGLNLWLYQVHSLTMPLAAVLALVLLAFALNMSYGYFVEGRAKRGLAHLFGTYVPPELVDEMVLEPARYSMQAANRELTVMFCDMRGFTAMSERMEPVQLQALLNEIFSRLTQVIRQQRGTIDKYMGDCVMAFWGAPVATPEHATLAVRAALGMAQAVHALNVEHRARGLPEIGIGIGLNTGPMCVGDMGSDIRRSYTVIGDAVNLGSRLEGLCKVYGVEIVASESTRAQVQGFAWQELDRVRVKGKEQAVAIYRPVAEAGTLDADPQNALDRWHEWLAAFRAQDWPRCDSLWPGLVAAHAQRALLEFYSQRLQALRVLPYNPAWDGSTHFDTK